A window of Motilibacter rhizosphaerae genomic DNA:
CGAACCGCGGGACCTTCGCGCCCACCGGCAGCAGCTGGTCGGTCCGCAGCACCGCGACGGGGACGACCGGCGCGCCCGACTCGAGCGCCAGCCACGCGACGCCGGCGCGGCCCTTGTAGAGCCGGCCGTCCCGGGAGCGCGTGCCCTCGGGGTAGATGCCGAACGCCCCGCCCTGCTGCAGCACCTCGAGCGCCGAGTGCAGCGAGCGGGTGGCCGCCGCCGTGTCGTGCCGCTGCACGGGGATCGCCTGCAGCGCCGAGAAGAACGCGCGGGTGAACCACACCCCCTTGCCGGGGCCGGTGAAGTACTCCGCCTTCGCCAGGAAGGCGACGTCCCGCGGCGCCATCAGCGGGATGACGATGCTGTCGAGGAACGACAGGTGGTTGCTGGCGAGGATCACCGGACCCGTCAGCGGCACGTTGTCCCGGCCCTCGACGCGCGGGCGGTAGACCAGCCGCGCGAGCGTCAGCACGGCGCGGACGAGGGGGTAGAGCATCAGCGCTCACCCCGCGGCGAGGGGCGGCGCGGGCGTGCCGCGCCGCCCCTGGGCGACGTCCTCAATCCAGGTCGACGACGCGGCCCGAGGTGGCGCCGATCTCGCTGACGATGCCCTCGAGCACCTTCGCCGGGACCGCGCTGTCGACGGTGAGGGCGACGAGCGCCTCCCCGCCCTGCGCCGCGCGCGCCACCTGCATGCCGGCGATGTTGACCCCGGCCTCGCCGAGGTGCTTGCCGATGACGCCGACCATGCCGGGCCGGTCCTCGTAGCGGAGGAACAGCATGTGGTCCGTGGGCACGACCTCGACGTCGAGACCGTCGACGGCCACGATCTTCTCGACCTGCTTCGGGCCGGTCAGCGTGCCGGAGACGCTGGTCTGCGTCCCGTCGGCCGCCGTCGCCCGCAGCGTCACGAGGTTGCGGTAGTCCGGGCTGGTGCGCTCGGTGACGAGCCGCGTCTCCAGGCCACGCTCCTTCGCGAGGACCGGAGCGTTGACGTACGTCACGGCCTCCTCCACGACGTCGGCGAACAGCCCGCGCAGCGCCGCGAGCTCGAGCACGCGCACGTCCTGCTCGGCGATCTCACCACGGATCTCGACGTCGAGCGACTGCGGCACCGCACCCGTGAGCCCGGAGAGGATCCGGCCGAGCTTCTCGGTCAGCGGGATGCCGGGGCGCACGTCCTCCGCGATGACCCCGCCCTGCACGTTGACCGCGTCGGGCACGAGCTCGCCGGCGAGCGCCAGGCGCACCGACTTCGCGACCGCGATGCCCGCGCGCTCCTGGGCCTCGTCGGTCGAGGCACCGAGGTGCGGGACGCCGACGACCTGCTCGAGGGTCATGAGCGGCGAGTCGGTCGTGGGCTCCTTCGCCCACACGTCGATGCCGGCACCGGCGACGCGGCCGTCGACGATGGCGTCGTAGAGCGCCTTCTCGTCGATGATCCCGCCGCGCGCGGCGTTGACGATGCGCACGCTCGGCTTGACCTTGCGCAGCGCCTCCTCGCCGATGAGGCCGACGGTCTCGGGGGTCTTGGGCAGGTGGATCGTGATGAAGTCCGCCTCGGCCAGCAGCTCGTCGAGGGGAACGAGGCGGGCGCCGATCTGCGCGGCGCGGCCGGCCTGGACGTACGGGTCGTAGGCCAGGACCTTCATCCCGAAGCCGCTCAGCCGCTGCGCGACGAGCACGCCGATGCGGCCGAGACCGACGACGCCCACGGTCTTCTCGAACAGCTCGGCGCCCGTGAACTTCGAGCGCTTCCACTCCCCGGCCTTGAGGCTCCCGTGCGCGGCGGGGATCTTGCGCGCGACCGAGAGGAGCAGGGCGATCGCGAGCTCGGCGGCGCTGACGATGTTGGAGGTCGGCGCGTTGACGACCATCACGCCGGCCTGCGTCGCGGCGGGCACGTCGACGTTGTCGAGGCCGACGCCCGCGCGGGCGATCACCTTGAGGTTCTTGGCGGCGGCGATGGCCTCGGCGTCGACCTTGGTGGCGCTACGGACGAGGATCGCGTCGACGTCCTTGATGGCCTCGAGCAGCTCGCCGCGGTCGGCGCCGTTGCAGGAGCGGGTCTCGAAGTCCGGCCCGAGGGCCTCGAGGGTGGCGGGCGACAGCTCTTCGGCGATGAGGACGACGGGCTTGCTCAAGGGTGAGCTCCTCGGGTGAGGGGGACGGTGCCTCGCTGGACGGTCGGCGGCCACTCTAGCGACGGCCGCGGGAGGGCTCCCACCAGTCGACGAAGTGGTGGACCGGCCCGTGACCGTGCCCCACGCCGAGCCCGTCGGCGGCCGCGATCGCCCGCGTGAGGTACGCCTTCGCCTCCTGGACCGCGTCGCGCAGCGGCACCCCCTGCGCGAGGAGCGCCGCGACCGCCGAGGCGAGGGTGCACCCGGTGCCGTGCGTGTTCGCCGTGTCGACCCGCTGGGCCGCCACGGCCAGCGCGCCGTCGTCGTCCACCAGCACGTCCGTGCTCGTGTCCCCGACGAGGTGCCCGCCCTTGACCAGCACGGCTCCGGCTCCGCTGCGGCGCAGGGCCTCGGCGGCCTCGGGCATCCGCGCCTCGGTCACCTCCGTCCAGCCGAGCAGCGTCGCGGCCTCGGGGAGGTTCGGCGTGACCAGCGTCGCGTGCGGGAGGAGCAGCTCGCGCACGGCGTCGACCGTCTCCTCGCTCACCAGCCGGTCCCCGCTCGTCGCGACCATCACCGGGTCGACCACCAGCACGGGCACGTCGTGGCGCGCGACCGCCTCCGCCACGACCTCGACGACTTCGGGGCTGCCGAGCATCCCGGTCTTGAGCACGGCGACGTCGAGGTCGGAGAGCACGGAGTCCAGCTGCTGCTGCACGAACTCCGCGGGGACCGGGAAGATCCCCTGCACTCCGAGGGTGTTCTGCGCGGTCAGCGCGGTGACCACGGCCGCGGCGTACGCGCCCATCGCCGAGAACGCCTTGAGGTCGGCCTGCATCCCGGCGCCGCCCGAGGGGTCGGAGCCGGCGACGCTGAGCGCGACCGGCGCGCTCACCCGCGCTCCGCGAGCGCGGCGTCGACCGCCTCGCGCAGCTCGCGAGCAGCTGCTGCGGGGTCGGCCGCGGCGACGATGTCCGACACCACCGCTACTCCGGCGGCGCCTGCCAGCACGGCACTCCTGGCCCGCGCCGGCGTGATCCCGCCGATGGCGACGACGGGCAGGGCGAGGCTGCCGGTCACGCGCTCGACCGCCTCGGTGCCGACAGCCGGACCGGTGTCCCGCTTGGTCTGCGTGGCCCACACCGGGCCGACCGCCGCGTAGCTCAGGGCCTCCCAGTGCGCCTCGGGCATCGCCCGACCGCCGCCGAGGCTCGCACCGATGAGCACGTCGGGGCCGAGCAGCGTGCGCGCGAGGTCCGGCGGGGAGTCGGAACTGCCGACGTGCAGGCCGATCCCCAGGGTCTGCGCGACGGAGAGGTGGTCGTTGACGAGCAGCGGGACCCCTGTCCCGTCGAGCAGGCGGAGCAGGGAGCGGGCCCTCCGCTCGACCGCCGCGGGCTCGGCGTCCTTGTCGCGCAGCTGCACGAGGGTGACGCCGCCCGCGACCGCGGCCTCGACGATCTGCTCGAGCGGCCGGTCGCCCCCGAGCCGGGGGTCGGTGACGAGGTAGAGCCGGTACGCGTCGCTCATGCGACCTCCTCGATCTCGACGCCGGTGAAGGAGTCCTGGTCCAGCAGGTGGAGCTCGTCGAGCAGGGCCACGCGCAGCGAGCCCGGCCCGCGGACGCCCTGGGCCGCCCTGCCTCCCGCTGCGGCGAAGACCGCGCAGGCGGCGACGGCGCCGTCGAACGCACCGCCCACCGCGGCGTACGCGCCGGTGACGGCCGTGAGCGCGCACCCGGTGGCGGTGATCCGCGCCATCAGCGGCGAGCCGCCGGTGATGCGGACCAGCCGCTCCCCGTCGGTCACGAGGTCGGTGGGGCCGGTCACGACGACGACCGCGCCGCTGCGTACGGCGAGGCCGCGGGCCGCCTCGAGCGCGGCGTCGACGCTGTCCCCGGCGTCCACTCCCCTGCCCTGCCCGCCGCTGCTCGCGACGCCGGCGAGGCCCGCGAGCGCGAGCACCTCGCTCGCGTTGCCGCGGACGACGGAGGGCCGACGGGCCAGCAGGTCGGTGCAGATCTCGTTGCGCAGCGCGGTCGCGCCGACCGCCACCGGGTCGAGGACCCACGGACGCCCGGCGGCGACCGCGGCGTCGGCCGCGACCTGCATGCCCTCGACCCAGCGGGGCGAGGGGGTCCCGGTGTTGACCGTGAGCGCCGCGGCGATGCCCGCGAACTCGGCCGACTCCGCCGGGTCGGACACCATCGCGGGCGAGGCTCCGACCGCGAGCAGCGCGTTCGCGGCCAGGTCCATCGCGACGTAGTTGGTGATGCACTGGACGAGCGGACCCTGCTCGCGGACAGCGGTCAACAGGTCGGGAACGGCAGCCATGGATCTCCCCTCCGTCGGTCTCCCTGCGCCGGCATGATCCGGATCAGGTGCGGCGGGTATGGCTCTCAGCCCCTCGCGGGGCACCCCGGCCGACGTACGCCGGAAGCCTAGCCGTCACCCGTCCGGGCCTCGATCCCACCCCTGCGGTTGGCCGAGGCAACGACAGCACGTGCACCGACGGGAGGAGCGTCACCTGCGGTGAGGGCTCCCTGATGTTCGGCAAGCCCGCTCCGGGCTGCGTCCCGCTCGTCCGCGCCGCGCTGGCCGCCTCCCTGCCCGTGGGCTACACCGCGGAGCACCAGGCGCTCTGGGAACGCGCGTGGGCCGACGCGCGCGACCCCGAGCTGCGCGAGGACGCCCTCGACGACCACTGCCTGCTCGCGCCCCTGCTCTTCCGGTCGTTCCGCTCGAGCGGGTCCTCCGTCCCCGCGCGCTGGGTCATCGACTGCCTCGGCGCCGGCCGGGCGGTCGCCTCGCTGGAGGCCGGGAGGAGCAGCCCGGGCCCGGAGGAGTCCACGGAGGCGGCCGCGATGGTGCTGAGGGTCGGGGCCTTCTGGGTGCTGCGCCGGATCAGCGAGGAGGTGCACGAGGCCGCGGGCCGCCGGTGCGACGGGCTCGGCGACCCCACCTGCTGCGCGCGCACGCTGCGCGAGGCGACGTTCTGCCTCGGAGCGGGCTACGAGTACGCGCGTACCCGCAAGGGCGTGCCGATCGCGCAGCGGCTGGGCTACTAGCACCTTGACGAAGCTCCCTCCCCGCCGAATACTCGATCCCGAGTAGTCGAGCCGGAGGAGGAGCCGTGGCCCGTCGTCGGGTGTCGAACCCCCTCGCGCTCGCCGTGCTGAGCTGCCTGACCGAGCGGCCCATGCACCCGTACGAGATCTCGACCACGCTGCGCAGCCGCGGCAAGGAGCAGAGCATCAAGCTCAACTACGGCTCGCTCTACTCCGTCGTCGAGTCGCTGACGAAGCACGGGCTCGTCCGCCCGCTGGAGACCGCGCGCGACGGCCGGCGTCCCGAGCGCACCGTCTACGAGATCACCCCCGCCGGCACGGCCGAGTGCGAGGACTGGCTGGCCGAGCTGCTCTCGACCCCGCAGCGGGACTACACCTCACTGGAGGCCGGGCTCTCGCTGCTGCCGCTGCTCGAGCCCGACGAGGTCGCCCGCCTGCTCGACGGCCGCTGCGAGCGGCTGCGCATCGAGATCCGCGCGCTCGACGCGGCGCACGCGGAGACCCAGGAGATGCGGCTGCCGGAGCTCTTCGTCATCGAGAGCCTCTACCGGCTCGCGATGCTGCAGGCCGAGCTCGCCTTCGTCACCGACCTCGCCCGGCGGATCCGCAGCGACGAGCTCGGCGGGTCCGCGGGCTGGCGGCGGATGCACGAGCTGCGCGCGAGCGGCATGAGCTTCGCCGACATCCTCGGCGACCCCGTCGCCACCCTCGGGGAGGAGGCCCGAGCCCTGCAGACCGGCGTGCCGCGGCAGAAGCCGCTGTAGCCGCAGAGAACAAGACCCCTGGCCGGTGCTGGAACACCGGCCAGGGGGATCCCGCGACGGACCGCAGACGACCCGCCCCGAGACGCACGACCAGGGTACGTCCGCGGTCCCCATCCCATGGAGGACCCGTGTCCGCACCACCCTCGGCGATCACCGCCGAGTCCCTCGTCAAGACCTACCCCGGCGGCAAGGGGAAGGAGCCCGTCCGCGCCCTCGACGGGCTCGACCTCACCGTCGCCGCCGGCAGCGTGCTCGGCCTGCTCGGCCCCAACGGCGCCGGGAAGTCCACCGCCGTGCGCATCCTCACCACGCTCGCCCGGCCCGACTCCGGACGCGCGCAGGTCGCCGGCCACGACGTCGCCCGCGACCCGGTCGCCGTCCGGCGTGCCGTCGGGCTGGTGGGCCAGCGCTCCTCCAGCGACCCGCTCCTGACCGGGCGCGAGAACCTCCTGCTGGCAGGCAGGATCCAGGGCATGACCGGCCGTGATGCCGGATCACGCACCGACGCGCTGCTCGAGCGGTTCGGCCTCGCCGACGCGGCGCACCGGCGCGTACGCGGCTGGTCCGGCGGCATGGCCCGCCGGCTCGACGTCGCCATCGGGCTGGTCCACCGTCCGCAGGTGCTCGTCGTCGACGAGCCGACCACCGGCCTCGACCCCGAGGCACGAGCAGCGCTGTGGCAGGAGATCCGCGCGATGCGCGCCCAGGAGCGGATGACCGTGCTGCTGACGACGCACTACCTCGACGAGGCAGATGCGCTGGCCGACCGGCTCGCGCTCGTGGACGCCGGCCGCGTCGTCGTCGAGGGGACGCCCGACGAGCTGAAGAGCGGCCTGCACGGCGACACCGTCACCGTCTCGCTGGCGTCCCCTGCGGCCGCCATGACGGCGGCGGGGCTCCTCGGCCGCGTACCCGGTCTGCGGGGGGTGTCCGTCGACGGCAGTTCGCTGAGGGCGCGCGCCGATGACGGGTCCCGTGCGCTGCCGGCGGTCCTCACCGCCCTCGACTCCGGCCGCGTCGAGGTCGTGGCGCTCGGCGTCGCGCGTCCGAGCCTCGACGACGTCTACCTCCACCACGTGGGGCACGGGCTGGGGGTGGCCGCGTGACCGCCGTCGCCCTCGAAGGAGTGCCTGCGGCGCAGCGGTCCTCGCTGTCAGGGCACTCGCGGCTGCTGACCGGCCGGGCGCTGCTGACCCTGCGGCGGCAGCCCGCCTATGCGGCCTTCACCCTGGTGCAGCCGGTGATCTGGCTGCTGCTGTTCGGGCAGCTGTTCAAGCCCGTCGTCTCCATCCCCGGCTTCGCGCACGGCTCCGGGTCCTACCTCGAGTTCCTCACGCCCGGCGTCGTCATGATGACCGCGCTGTTCTCCAGCGGCTGGGCAGGCACGGTGTTCATCGAGGACATGCAGCGCGGGGTGATGGACCGCCTGCTCGCCTCGCCCGTACGCCGTGGCGCGCTGATGGTCGGGAGCCTCGCCTACCAGGCGATCGTCACGGTCGTGCAGACCCTGGTCGTGCTCGGGCTGGCGGTGGCCACCGGTGCGCGTTTCGCGCACGCGTGGAGCGGTGCCGTCGTGACGCTGGTCGCCGCGGTCCTCGTCAGCGTGGTCGTGGCGTCGCTGTCGAACGCCCTGGCCCTGCTGCTGCGCCAGCAGGAGGCGCTCATCGGGATCAGCCAGTTCCTCGTGCTGCCGCTGCAGTTCGTCTCGTCGGCGCTGATGGACGTGCGCCTCTCCCCCGGCTGGGTACGCGCCGCGGCCCGCGTCAACCCGGTCGACTGGGCGGTGGTCGCGTCACGGGACTCGCTGTCGGCGGGCACCGACTGGGGTGCGGTCCTGGGCCGGCTCGGGCTGCTCGCCGCGCTGGCCGTGGTCATGGCGACGCTCGCGACGCGGGCGTTCGCGGCGTACCAGAAGTCGCTGTAGGGCAGGCAGATCTCTCAGGAACGGACGGAGGGGCCGTCCCCCGTGGTGTCGGGGACGGCCCCTCCGGGGGCGCGCCGGCTCGGGGCCGGTCGCTACCGCGGTGCGCCGGGTGGGCGCGCCGCGGGGTCTGTGGTGGGTGCGCCAGCACCCGGGAGCACGAGCGTCAGCGCGAGGCGGAGCCCTCGGTGTAGTCGTCGTCGGACGACTTGACCCAGCTCATGAGCTTGCGCAGCTCGCGGCCGGTCGCCTCGATCGGGTGCTGCTCGCCCTGCGCGCGCAGCGCCTTGAACTCCGGCGCACCGGCGTCCTGGTCGGCGATGAAGCGGGCGGCGAAGGTGCCGTCCTGGATGTCGGTGAGGACGTCCTTCATGCGCGCCTTCACCGAGGCGTCGATGACGCGCGGGCCGGAGACGTAGTCGCCGTACTCCGCGGTGTCGGACACCGACCAGCGCTGCTTGGCGATGCCGCCCTCGTACATGAGGTCGACGATGAGCTTGAGCTCGTGGAGGCACTCGAAGTACGCGACCTCGGGCTGGTAGCCCGCCTCGGTGAGGATCTCGAAGCCGGTCTGCACGAGGGCGGACATGCCGCCGCAGAGGACGGCCTGCTCACCGAACAGGTCGGTCTCGGTCTCCTCGGTGAAGGTGGTCTTGATGCCGCCGGCGCGCAGGCCGCCGATCCCCTTGGCGTAGGAGAGGGCGAGCTGCCAGGCCGAGCCGGTCGCGTCCTGCTCGACCGCGACGATCACGGGGACGCCGCGACCCTCGGAGTACTCGCGGCGCACCAGGTGGCCCGGCCCCTTCGGGGCGACCATGCAGACGTCGACGCCGGCCGGGGGCTTGATGTAGCCGAAGCGGATGTTGAAGCCGTGGCCGAAGAACAGCGCGTCGCCGTCCTGCAGGTTGGGCTCGATGTCGCTGGAGTAGACGTGGCGCTGCACGTGGTCCGGCGTGAGGATCATGATGAGGTCGGCCTCGGCGGCCGCCTCGGCCGGCGTGACGACGCGCAGGCCCTCGGCCTCGGCCCTGGCGCGGCTCTTCGAGCCCTCGGGCAGGCCGACGCGGACGTCGACGCCGGAGTCCCGCAGGGACAGCGCGTGCGCGTGCCCCTGGCTGCCGTAGCCGATCACCGCGACCGTACGGCCCTGGATGATCGAGAGGTCGGCGTCGTCGTCGTAGAACAGCTCTGCCACTGGGGGTTCTCCTGTTGCGGTGGGGTGGGGGGACGCGAGTCTCAGGCGCTGCGCTCGACCGGGCGCAGCGCACGGTCGGCGATGGAGCGGGAGCCGCGGCCGACCGCGACCATCCCGCTCTGCACGAGCTCCTTGATGCCGAACGGCTCGAGGACGCGCAGGAGCGCCGCGAGCTTCTCGCCGTTGCCGGTGGCCTCGATCGTGACGGCATCGGTGGCGACGTCGACGACCTTGGCGCGGAACAGCTGGGCGGTCTCCAGGATGTGGGACCGGGTCTGCAGGTCGGCCTTCACCTTGACCAGCAGGAGCTCGCGCTGGACCGAGGTCGACGGCTCCAGCTCGACGATCTTGATGACGTTGACCAGCTTGTTGAGCTGCTTGGTGACCTGCTCGAGCGGGAGCTCGTCGACCTCGACCACGACGGTCATGCGGGAGACGCCCGGGGTCTCGGTGCGGCCGACCGCCAGCGAGTCGATGTTGAAGCCCCGCCGGGAGAACAGCCCCGAGATGCGGGCGAGCACCCCGGGCTTGTCCTCGACCAGGACGGAGAGCGTGTGCTTGCTCACTGGACCTCCACGCCCGTCTCGCTCTCCTCGCGGTCCCACACGGGAGCGAGGCTGCGGGCCACCATGATGTCGTCGTTGCTGGTGCCGGCGGCGACCATCGGCCAGACCATCGCGTCCTGGTGGACGACGAAGTCGATGACGACGGGGGCGTCGTCGATCGACATGGCCTTCTCGATCGTCGCGTCGACCTGCTCGGCGCTCTCGCAGCGCAGGCCCACGCAGCCGTACGCGTCGGCGAGCTTGACGAAGTCCGGGATGCGCCGGCTCTGCAGGTCGGTGTTGGAGTAGCGCCCGCCGTAGAACAGCGTCTGCCACTGGCGGACCATCCCGAGGCTGCCGTTGTTGATGACGGCCACCTTGATCGGGATGTCGTTGATGGCGCAGGTGGCGAGCTCCTGGTTGGTCATCTGGAAGCAGCCGTCGCCGTCGATCGCCCACACCGTCGCGTCAGGACGGCCGACCTTGGCGCCCATCGCGGCGGGAACGGCGTAGCCCATGGTCCCGGCACCGCCGGAGTTCAGCCAGGTGTTGGGGTTCTCGTAGTCGATGAACTGCGCGGCCCACATCTGGTGCTGGCCCACCCCGGAGGCGTAGATCGCCTCGGGGCCGGCGATCTTGCCGAGCCGGGAGATGACGTACTGCGGCGAGACCGAGCCGTCGTCGGGCTCGTCGTAGCCGAGCGGGAAGCGCTCGAGCCACGACCCGACCGTGGCCCACCATGCGGCGAGGTCGAGACCGTGGCCCTGCGCCTCGAACTCCGCCTTGAGTGCCGCGGTGAGCTCGCTGATGACCTCGCGGCAGTCCCCCACGATGGGGATGTCCGCCGTGCGGTTCTTCGAGATCTCGGCCGGGTCGATGTCGGCGTGGATGACCTTCGCCAGCGGGGCGAAGCTCGACAGCTTGCCGGTGACGCGGTCGTCGAACCGCGCGCCGAGCGTGATGAGCAGGTCGGCCTTCTGCAGGGCCGTCACCGCCGCGACGGTGCCGTGCATGCCCGGCATGCCGAGGTGCTGCGGGTGGCTGTCGGGGAAGGCCCCGCGCGCCATCAGCGTCGTCACCACGGGGATGCCCGTGAGCTCCGCGAGCTGGCGCAGCTCCGCGGAGGCGCGGGCGCGGATGACGCCGCCGCCGACGTAGAGCACCGGGCGCTTGCTGGACAGGATGAGCTTCGCCGCCTCACGGACCTGCTTGCCGTGGGGCTTGCTCACCGGGCGGTAGCCCGGGAGGTCGATGCTGCTCGGCCAGGTGAAGGTGGTCAGGCTCTGCAGGGCGTCCTTCGCGACGTCGACGAGGACCGGGCCCGGTCGGCCGGTCGAGGCGATGTGGAAGGCCTCGGCGATCGCCCGCGGGATCTCCGCCGGGTCGGTCACGAGGAAGTTGTGCTTGGTGATCGGCATCGTGATGCCGCTGATGTCGGCTTCCTGGAAGGCGTCCGTCCCGATCGCGGCGCTGGGGACCTGCCCCGTCACCGCGACCATCGGCACCGAGTCCATGTACGCGTCGGCGATCGGCGTCACGAGGTTGGTCGCGCCCGGCCCGCTCGTCGCCATGCAGACGCCGACGCGGCCGGTGGCCACGGCGTACCCCTCGGCGGCGTGTCCCGCGCCCTGCTCGTGGCGGACGAGGATGTGCCGGATCTTCTCGGAGTCGAACAGCGGGTCGTAGGCCGGGAGGATCGCGCCGCCGGGGATGCCGAAGACGGTGTCTACGCCGGCGGCCTCCAGGGAGCGGACC
This region includes:
- a CDS encoding PadR family transcriptional regulator, which encodes MARRRVSNPLALAVLSCLTERPMHPYEISTTLRSRGKEQSIKLNYGSLYSVVESLTKHGLVRPLETARDGRRPERTVYEITPAGTAECEDWLAELLSTPQRDYTSLEAGLSLLPLLEPDEVARLLDGRCERLRIEIRALDAAHAETQEMRLPELFVIESLYRLAMLQAELAFVTDLARRIRSDELGGSAGWRRMHELRASGMSFADILGDPVATLGEEARALQTGVPRQKPL
- a CDS encoding ABC transporter permease, with amino-acid sequence MTAVALEGVPAAQRSSLSGHSRLLTGRALLTLRRQPAYAAFTLVQPVIWLLLFGQLFKPVVSIPGFAHGSGSYLEFLTPGVVMMTALFSSGWAGTVFIEDMQRGVMDRLLASPVRRGALMVGSLAYQAIVTVVQTLVVLGLAVATGARFAHAWSGAVVTLVAAVLVSVVVASLSNALALLLRQQEALIGISQFLVLPLQFVSSALMDVRLSPGWVRAAARVNPVDWAVVASRDSLSAGTDWGAVLGRLGLLAALAVVMATLATRAFAAYQKSL
- the serA gene encoding phosphoglycerate dehydrogenase, producing the protein MSKPVVLIAEELSPATLEALGPDFETRSCNGADRGELLEAIKDVDAILVRSATKVDAEAIAAAKNLKVIARAGVGLDNVDVPAATQAGVMVVNAPTSNIVSAAELAIALLLSVARKIPAAHGSLKAGEWKRSKFTGAELFEKTVGVVGLGRIGVLVAQRLSGFGMKVLAYDPYVQAGRAAQIGARLVPLDELLAEADFITIHLPKTPETVGLIGEEALRKVKPSVRIVNAARGGIIDEKALYDAIVDGRVAGAGIDVWAKEPTTDSPLMTLEQVVGVPHLGASTDEAQERAGIAVAKSVRLALAGELVPDAVNVQGGVIAEDVRPGIPLTEKLGRILSGLTGAVPQSLDVEIRGEIAEQDVRVLELAALRGLFADVVEEAVTYVNAPVLAKERGLETRLVTERTSPDYRNLVTLRATAADGTQTSVSGTLTGPKQVEKIVAVDGLDVEVVPTDHMLFLRYEDRPGMVGVIGKHLGEAGVNIAGMQVARAAQGGEALVALTVDSAVPAKVLEGIVSEIGATSGRVVDLD
- the thiE gene encoding thiamine phosphate synthase, which codes for MSDAYRLYLVTDPRLGGDRPLEQIVEAAVAGGVTLVQLRDKDAEPAAVERRARSLLRLLDGTGVPLLVNDHLSVAQTLGIGLHVGSSDSPPDLARTLLGPDVLIGASLGGGRAMPEAHWEALSYAAVGPVWATQTKRDTGPAVGTEAVERVTGSLALPVVAIGGITPARARSAVLAGAAGVAVVSDIVAAADPAAAARELREAVDAALAERG
- a CDS encoding acetolactate synthase large subunit — encoded protein: MAEQLTGAQSLVRSLEAAGVDTVFGIPGGAILPAYDPLFDSEKIRHILVRHEQGAGHAAEGYAVATGRVGVCMATSGPGATNLVTPIADAYMDSVPMVAVTGQVPSAAIGTDAFQEADISGITMPITKHNFLVTDPAEIPRAIAEAFHIASTGRPGPVLVDVAKDALQSLTTFTWPSSIDLPGYRPVSKPHGKQVREAAKLILSSKRPVLYVGGGVIRARASAELRQLAELTGIPVVTTLMARGAFPDSHPQHLGMPGMHGTVAAVTALQKADLLITLGARFDDRVTGKLSSFAPLAKVIHADIDPAEISKNRTADIPIVGDCREVISELTAALKAEFEAQGHGLDLAAWWATVGSWLERFPLGYDEPDDGSVSPQYVISRLGKIAGPEAIYASGVGQHQMWAAQFIDYENPNTWLNSGGAGTMGYAVPAAMGAKVGRPDATVWAIDGDGCFQMTNQELATCAINDIPIKVAVINNGSLGMVRQWQTLFYGGRYSNTDLQSRRIPDFVKLADAYGCVGLRCESAEQVDATIEKAMSIDDAPVVIDFVVHQDAMVWPMVAAGTSNDDIMVARSLAPVWDREESETGVEVQ
- a CDS encoding lysophospholipid acyltransferase family protein, with amino-acid sequence MLYPLVRAVLTLARLVYRPRVEGRDNVPLTGPVILASNHLSFLDSIVIPLMAPRDVAFLAKAEYFTGPGKGVWFTRAFFSALQAIPVQRHDTAAATRSLHSALEVLQQGGAFGIYPEGTRSRDGRLYKGRAGVAWLALESGAPVVPVAVLRTDQLLPVGAKVPRFVRITVRFGTSLCADDLPPGLSPAELRRAFTDRVMDEIAALSGQQRADAYAGGSDAAV
- the thiD gene encoding bifunctional hydroxymethylpyrimidine kinase/phosphomethylpyrimidine kinase — protein: MSAPVALSVAGSDPSGGAGMQADLKAFSAMGAYAAAVVTALTAQNTLGVQGIFPVPAEFVQQQLDSVLSDLDVAVLKTGMLGSPEVVEVVAEAVARHDVPVLVVDPVMVATSGDRLVSEETVDAVRELLLPHATLVTPNLPEAATLLGWTEVTEARMPEAAEALRRSGAGAVLVKGGHLVGDTSTDVLVDDDGALAVAAQRVDTANTHGTGCTLASAVAALLAQGVPLRDAVQEAKAYLTRAIAAADGLGVGHGHGPVHHFVDWWEPSRGRR
- the ilvN gene encoding acetolactate synthase small subunit, which gives rise to MSKHTLSVLVEDKPGVLARISGLFSRRGFNIDSLAVGRTETPGVSRMTVVVEVDELPLEQVTKQLNKLVNVIKIVELEPSTSVQRELLLVKVKADLQTRSHILETAQLFRAKVVDVATDAVTIEATGNGEKLAALLRVLEPFGIKELVQSGMVAVGRGSRSIADRALRPVERSA
- the ilvC gene encoding ketol-acid reductoisomerase, yielding MAELFYDDDADLSIIQGRTVAVIGYGSQGHAHALSLRDSGVDVRVGLPEGSKSRARAEAEGLRVVTPAEAAAEADLIMILTPDHVQRHVYSSDIEPNLQDGDALFFGHGFNIRFGYIKPPAGVDVCMVAPKGPGHLVRREYSEGRGVPVIVAVEQDATGSAWQLALSYAKGIGGLRAGGIKTTFTEETETDLFGEQAVLCGGMSALVQTGFEILTEAGYQPEVAYFECLHELKLIVDLMYEGGIAKQRWSVSDTAEYGDYVSGPRVIDASVKARMKDVLTDIQDGTFAARFIADQDAGAPEFKALRAQGEQHPIEATGRELRKLMSWVKSSDDDYTEGSASR
- the thiM gene encoding hydroxyethylthiazole kinase codes for the protein MAAVPDLLTAVREQGPLVQCITNYVAMDLAANALLAVGASPAMVSDPAESAEFAGIAAALTVNTGTPSPRWVEGMQVAADAAVAAGRPWVLDPVAVGATALRNEICTDLLARRPSVVRGNASEVLALAGLAGVASSGGQGRGVDAGDSVDAALEAARGLAVRSGAVVVVTGPTDLVTDGERLVRITGGSPLMARITATGCALTAVTGAYAAVGGAFDGAVAACAVFAAAGGRAAQGVRGPGSLRVALLDELHLLDQDSFTGVEIEEVA
- a CDS encoding ATP-binding cassette domain-containing protein, whose translation is MSAPPSAITAESLVKTYPGGKGKEPVRALDGLDLTVAAGSVLGLLGPNGAGKSTAVRILTTLARPDSGRAQVAGHDVARDPVAVRRAVGLVGQRSSSDPLLTGRENLLLAGRIQGMTGRDAGSRTDALLERFGLADAAHRRVRGWSGGMARRLDVAIGLVHRPQVLVVDEPTTGLDPEARAALWQEIRAMRAQERMTVLLTTHYLDEADALADRLALVDAGRVVVEGTPDELKSGLHGDTVTVSLASPAAAMTAAGLLGRVPGLRGVSVDGSSLRARADDGSRALPAVLTALDSGRVEVVALGVARPSLDDVYLHHVGHGLGVAA